The sequence GCTGATGACCACGCCTCCTGCAGTCACCTCTACTTCCTGAGAGCAGAAGTTGGTGGCAGCACTGTTTAGAGCTAACTCAAGGTTGGTACCAGAGTACACCTGGATAGCCGGGCAAGactggagggggtggtttGTAAGGGTTAAAGGTCATGATGATAGCGTATCACCTTTGCTCCACAGACGAGGGCAAAGTGTATCCGAGGGTCACATGACTTGAGTGAGATCTTAGCTCTAGGATCATCCTCTGAGAACGGACGTTTGCTGGCTGATGGGTGTGGCTTGTTACCTATAGCAACATGTGTATAAACCACCACCACACAGGTTACACACACGCACCTCTCAGCACTCCATGTTCAATATCATCCAATGAATACACTAGTCCTCCGATATCATAGGCAGTCTTTTGCCAGAACTGCTCCACCCCTAACACTGACGAGGGTAGCTCCTCACTAGCAGCTAGCCCGTGGATAGTCAGACTGTTGTAGATATCTGataagggggtgtggtcaaggaggacacttacacacacacataaaggtACTTcatatactattattattatgaaggACTCTTGTTAATATTAAGTGTAATAAAAATTACTATTACTTATTTTAGGATACTAATAAAGAAAGCCattttgtgggtgtggtccagAGAGGAGGGATCACAGGTGACCAATCGGGTGCTCAGATCAATGTACTCACGAAACAGCTCACTCTCCCTCAGTCGCTCGTAGTCAatgccacgcccatcttcagtcatgtgatgtccCTTTAATTGGAGCATGCTTCGTTGTAATTTTAAAGAAATGTCTAGAGGTGGTACAGTCTCTTGTAAGTTGGCTGCGTCTTTAGTGTGATTAAGAATATTATACTCCGGCTCCATGATCAGTCGTCTTTGTTCATTTGCTGATACCGTTTCTTCAAAGCTATCGATTGTTGTAAGTTCTTCCGCTGCTGTTGCTTGTACTCCTTGTAAAGACAAGAGTCTAGGGCTCTCTTGAAATCGTTGCAGGCTCCCAGGAACTTCTTGTAGGGGTGATCAGAATGGCACTTCTGCAGAGCCTCGATGACTTCCTTACACTCTTGGCTGTGCAGATGAAGGGATAAGTTGGGGTGCATGGCTaagatgacctttgaccctgatCTAACTATTCGCTTTTTCTGTTTAATATTTCTTTTTTGAGATGACCTTCGACCTCGATCTAATTGTTAGTGTTTTTCAGATTTCAATATTACTTGATTAGGCTTGGCCGTGCAATGAACGATCGTGTGGAGTCGTGTACTGTAGCTAGAGTTATCCTTGTTTAGGTGTCAAGGAGACTTCATTAGACTAGACAATACTAGCCATGAGTGCGCTAAAGAAGATGTTCGGTAAGAAGGGGAAGGACGAGCCAGAGGAAAGTACCAGCCCGGGAGCTGAAGAGGGCCCTGCTGACAGTGAACCTGTTAGAACTAGAGGAATCATGTTTGCTGGCGAGGATGACGATGATGAGCCTCCCAAGAGGAAGGGAGGTGGTATATCATTCGCTGAACCTCCTCCTCCTGATTCTAAAGACTCAAAGAAGAAGAAAGCTAAGGGGAAACATGTTCGAGTTGTGCTAGAAGAAGACGCAGAGTCTGGTAAGAAGACGAAGAGCAAGTCCACATCCAGCAAGACAAAGAGCCAGCCTCCGCCAATAGTGAGTGGACTGACCCTGCACTATCAACCACTGTAGTGACAAATCCACTTCACTGTTATTGgcacgtatgtgtgtgtgttttgaaAACCCTGGATAGCGATTATCTATTATCAAAACACTAAGTTTATCACACTAAGATGAACCGACAAACATTTCCCACTTATTCCTGTTCACTATAATCTAGTGTGTTTGCAGGTGGCCACTCTCCCAGGACTGTACTATGTTAATGTGTCAAATTCTGGTATAATTCAATGATGTGTTTATTGGAGTGTTTTAATTACCAATGTTAATTGCCACTTCAGGAAATCAAGAAGAAGATCAGCAAGTGCAAGGATGAGAAGTCACCCATTCTAGACCTGAGCAAAGctgatgtgagtgtgtggggtgtcGGGTATGGgtgtgagagtgtgggtgtgtgtgtgtgtgtgtgtgtgtgtgtgtgtgtgtgtggtcagtGAGCCGTGGCGTGTGTATGCATACCAAGTATAGTGTATCAACTGGTAGCATTAATCCTGTCTTGTCTAGTgtggtatgttgtgtgtgtctatattaaggtacatgtatcCCTATGTTGTGTTGTGCCAATCACTGACATTGTTGTGGTACCTTCTCCCATTCAGTTGTCAGAGATACCCTCCAGCATTAAAGAGGTAAGAACACCTCATCCAGCTCTGTATATTGGCAGATATtgaccgtgtgtgtgtgtccactgTACAGCTTCACTGGTTGGAGGAGCTGTATGCATATGGTAATCGCGTGGGCAGTCTCCCGCACGAAGTCTGTAACCTCAAGAAACTCAGAAAACTAGCAGTCAACGAAAACCTCCTCCAAACTCTACcaggtgtgtgatgtgtgggtggtgtgtgatgtgtgcccCTCCCTTGAggtggtgtgtgatgtgtgggtggtgtgtgatgtgtgcccCTCCCTTGAGGTGCTTCGTTTACAAGAATGCAGTACATTTTCCCAGTAGATTAGTTGTATTTGCATGTATCAGTTGTTGGTGGTATCCCATTCCTTGAATTAGTGTGATGTACAGTAGTAACATGACACCCTCTGGTGTGGCCTTGCCTTCATTGCAATACCTCTGGTCAAATTTGGTCTTGTTGTATCTTGCTGGGTATTTATAGAGAAGCTGGTGTGCCAAGgctctgtgtttgtgtgtgtgtgcagtcagCCAATTGTAGCTTGTGGTCATAGCAGTCGTTGCATGGTGGTTGGAATGTGCACACACAGCATTTTATATTGTGCTAATAGTAGCATGTACATTGCTGTGTTATCTCTTACAGATGACCTTCGTAACCTTGTGGCTTTGCAAGTGCTGGATCTGCGTCACAATCGCTTTAAAGAGATTCCCTCGATCATCTTCCAGCTCACTGCACTCAAGACACTGTATCTGCGATGTAACAAGATTAAGGTCGTACAGCCAGAGCTGGGGAACCTCcaggtattgtgtgtgtgtgtgtgtgtgtgtgtgtgggcgggcgagggtgtgtgtgtgggaggaaggCTAGCTTCTTGACTATGTATAGGATATGTCCTGCCTCGTCCTGTAGAAACCATTTGTCTACACATGTGTGTTCACCATATAAGGGCATGAAGTTCTTTGTGTTGAGTCTGGATTGGCTTGATTGGTTAATCTGTTTGCTATTGTAGCGACTTCTAGAGTACATACCAAGCTACACACTAACTTGTCTCTAACCCTTATATTGTGTTAACTGTATCCCCTCAGAACATCACAACTCTGATTCTCCGTGAGAACAAGATCACTGCCCTCCCTCCAGATATCGGCCGTCTCACTTCAATCACAGCCCTCGATGTGTCTCACAACAACCTCCACACTCTACCAGAGGGTAACAGTTAGATCATGATTATAACGTATAATGTATAGTGTGAGCATATAAACAGAGGTTTTAGTGCTCATGTTTCACCATGTGTAGAGATTGGTCAGTGCAGTCAACTGGTGTTCCTGGAGCTACAACATAACGAACTCCAGTCGCTACCGGTAACCGTCGGCAACTGTACCTCCCTACGACGTCTTGGGCTGAGGTAATTAGACAATCCAGTACAATCCTGAATATCCTCTCTaacctgtatacatgtgtatgtgtgtgatgtgtgtgatatgtgcaGGTATAACAAGTTGGCTGAGCTCCCCAACACTTTGTGTGAGTGTACGGAACTGGAGGACATCAGTCTGGAGAGCAACTCACTACAATCACTACCAGTAAGAACTCATTAACTGAAACCTCACATTTTAAGAGCTTCCATTTTTAGCATGTGTGTGTCTAATCCGGTACTCTCTCTCTTTCCTGCCTCCTTGTTCATTCTGTCTCTCTTTAATTCCGACCTCCAGGAGCAGTTGTTTGGCTCAATAAAGAAGATCACGGCCATCCAGTTGAGTAGGAACGGATTCGTTGCTTTCCCCATCTCAGACCCCACCCACCTCGGAAAAGTCAACGTAAGTGTTTCATATTCTGTGTACCgcattactagaatgttttgcgagtgaaaacttttgcgaatgagccaaatcagcagaaaatgtgaccctttgcgatctacatgtaactattgcgttctggcaaagatCGTGTGTCATTACCAGTACCAGTAaagttagcataattatgtttgatgcttgcaaaacattttTAGTGATACAGTATTTCAACCCCCCACAGTCCCTGACCATAGAGCACAACAAGATCACCAAAGTTCCTCTGGGGATATTCTCACAAGCCCCTGAGTTAACGAGTGTTAATCTAAGGGACAATCAAATAGCAACTCTACCACTGGACTTTGGTACGTGGGTGGCACTCACTGAGCTGGACCTGGGCACCAACCAGCTCTCATCAATACCAGAGGATATCCAAGAGCTCACTAGACTAGAGGTCTTGGTCCTCTCCAACAATGCCATCAGAGTGAGGAAACCTTCACACACATGTAGCTGTTaggtagtgctacaatatggtgtgcttagattgATTTCTGGTAAAAATGTTCATTTTATGAAAAAAGCATGGGCTGTTATAACATTATTTTCAGCCTGTATCCCACCTCCTCCTGTAGAACCTGCCCAAGGGCATCTCTGCCTTGCGTAACCTTCGTATGTTGGACCTGGAGGGGAACAAGTTGGAGTTCCTAGCCACTGAGATCAGCTACCTCAGGGAGTTACAGAAACTGAACGTTCAGTCCAACAGAATCACTAACCTGCCCCGAGGATTGGGGTAAGTATGACCCCTTTATCGTTATTATGACTATCATTAAACTGTTGGTCATCTGTTTCCTTTGTTGCCTCAAATTGTTTTGTGGGTATTGAACACTGTTTTTAATATTTTTGACACAATGTACAGTTGACAAATATCACGCACCAagttaatacatgtacactgtgctTTGTCTGTTGACCCTCCTCCCCCCTCTTGTGCAGATTGCTGGTGAACCTTCAGTACCTCGGTGCTGGAGAGAACAACCTCCTCGAGATCCCAGCAGAGATAGGCACTCTAGAGAACTTGGAGGAGTTGTATTTGAATGACAATCCTAACCTCCAGTCCCTGCCCTATGAGTTAGCTCTCTGCAAGCGCCTGGCTCTAATGAGTGTCGAGGGTTGTCCTCTCTCTCGACTGCCCCCTCATGTAGTCGATGGAGGCCCCTCCGCTATTAtacaggtgggtgtggcatgTGTAGCCTTAAGTTATTATTAGTGAATGTGATCTATTAAATGGAGTTGTAGTttaaacatctttcaacaACTATAACTTTAATACCGTTAACCCAATgtccaaaattttatgattttctgaaagcttagaaaaagacctttcaaatgatgtttTTCAAGGCCGTAATTTGTCATTTTaagccttggaccatgggctattattcatgggtacggccaaattggcaaatacttttatttctcaaatataaactttgataatatcatttgaaaggtctctttctaagctctcagaaaattagaaaatCTTTGAAATTTGATTtgcggaattcaagttatggcaactGAAATAATCTCCGAACCATTGATTGGCgcgtgtgtgtacgtacgtacacatgtGCTTTGTACATTAGTTACCTTATGCCAAATACGGTACGCATGACAACAATTCCTGCCAGCATGCATATTAACCCCTCCCCtttgccccacccccctacaGCACCTCAAGTACCAAGGCCCCTATCGAGGTATGCGGTAACTGACCCCCATGAACCCTACCGATATAGCGATTGTCGTAGTAAATAACAATTTTACAACACTTATTTTAGTATTTTTGTATGGTCAGTGAGCCATAGATTATTCAACCTGTTTGGGTGTGCACTGATTGTTTCGCCAGATAAGACTCTTAGATCTCATTGTCACTGTAAGTAattaacttataattattaaaaattaTTAAAGTGTTCACTGTTTCACTATTATTATggtttaattattattgtccatATCACATTGAAAAAAAGTTTTTTTGCAACACAATAAATTGATCAGTGAAgaagtacacacacaacatatcAATAAACAGAATAAGCCGCTTTAGTTTCAGTTATTCGTTTTCTTCACTTCTCAATTTAGCGTTGGCATTGACGACCTTGATGTCCAGTTGTTGTGCCCTCTCCACTATCAGACGACGCTTCCTGGCAGACACTGTGTGTGCAATCTCAGCAGCATAGCGACGGTTGGACATCATCAGCACCTCTAGTTCCTACCAAGGGAAtaacactataatttatacagcgTGTAGATACAAATACACAGTTGTCCAAGACAGGTACGTATTGTAAGACACTAATTTTCTcccatgataattattcactACGCTAAGTTTCGAAAAGTTAATATTAAAAAGCAGTACTAATGGTGGTGGATTTATTCGTACCTGTACGTTGTTGACGACAAACTTGTAGAATCCATCGGGCATCTGGTTTCTGCTTTTTCTGTTTGAGCCATAACCAATGCTGGGCATTAAATAGACTCCACTGAAGCGTCTCCTCACACGATTGTCGATACCCTTGGGCTTCCTCCAGTTTTCCTAACATAAAGGGGAGGGTAAGAGAGGCTCCTAGAGCGAGTTAAGAGTGCTCTTACCTTGACCTTCTTGTAACGATCTGACTGATGACGAATGAACTTCTTGGTTCGCTTCTTGAGATGCTTGACGGTCTTGATAGGCTTGGCCATGGCTGTATCTAGCAAAGGAGAGAGTAGGGTAATGGATGATAGCTACGTACGACTAAAGGGTTAAGCTAATAGGCGATGAGAGGAGATACAAATACTTACTTAGTCCACCACGAGGATCAGAAAGAAAGCAACCACGTGGGTGGAGCTCATCACGTGCACACTCTTAGCAACGCAAGGGAGACAGTGGAAAGGTGATTCATTTCAATTAATTTTTGATGCTGAATGAATGTAAATTGTTTTTTTTTGTATTCAGGTGCATAATTCAACTGTTCATGCACCTCCATTGCATGCACGATGGGTTGTGGGAGCAGTTCTGGACTGGGACTGAGGCCGAGGTCGAGGAGGACTGCAGCATCCTCAGGAGACGGCAAGGAAAGGAAGTTGTCTGTTCGAGGTCCCGTTCCATTCATCAATGTTACATTCGGGTCCAATGTTGACAAATCACCTCCGAAAGTCATCTTTGTTTTTGGTGAGCTCATCTTTTTTATAAGGAAGTACGTGCAAGCTATATACGTGCAGGTGGACCTGGATCTCATAAAGGCCATGTGGTGGGATCACTGCAGTCTATGTTTGGAATGAAGCTGATATCATCTGAAGCCATTATTCTCAAATTCCTGCCTCAGAAAGTGGGAAACATCGTGTCCATCTCCACCACAGAAGTACACAGCACTGAGTTACCACTCACTATTATAACATCTGCGGCCATTGTACACACtaacaatacatgcatgcaggctgtaAATATAATGGgttagaatgttttgcgagcatcaaaccaTGATATGCGTAGATCATAAAGCGTCACATTTTCTGTTGATTTTGCGGCACATTtgcaaaagtttttcaccagcTGAATTATTatcgcaataattataatagctagctattgctaaGTACTTTTGTTGTATCTTTGCAGGAGATACTAGAGTTGGTTCACCGGGAGCCCCAGCAAGTTCCCCTGGACTGGGTAATGGGTCTAGTACAGGACGAGGTGGAGAGTGAGCCAGATCAGATGTTCATTGTGGACCTCATCCCTAACCTCAAGTGGCTGATGAAGAGCAGCAGTCTCTTTAAAGAGTGTGACACAGTTTTGGAAGAATTTGAACGGAAGGTATTATAATAGTCAGCAGTTTATTTGCATGGTTTCTGAACATGTTAATCCAGGTTCCTATATCGTTTGCCCTCCACTTGTCCCTGGGTGAGGAGAGCCTGGACAAGACCCTCGACTATTCCCACCACTCTACCAACCTTCCTCCAGGAGCCACCCTGGCTGATGAGGCTGACAACTCTAAAGCTAAGGTATACAAGTGCAGTGAGTACCTATTCCCACACTTCACTAAATAACATGACCCCTACAAAGGCTAAACTGTGCAATTGCTATGTACAGAGTCGCTTCCTGATGCACGAGAAAGCAGTCCAACCGTTTGTGCAATATTTCCAGTCTTGTGATCGCCTTGTGTCAGTGGATGTGTCCAGTGGTGCTAGTGAGGCCATCGTGGATAGAATCCACCAAGTGTTCACTTCACTTAACCTCCAGGCATGGAGACCAGTCAACACTGTACTCGTGTTTGCAATGAGTGAGCCCTTCTCATTATACAATCCTGCAACCTACCGGTGCTAAACTTCTTTCAAAGAGCTGTCCACTTAAATTGGATGATTGTGTACTAACCTAGCATGTGTTTTAGTAGCTTCGTTCCCAGGCTGATTtgtctaaaataacgctatagtattttagagacaaatcagCCAGCCTGGTAACGAGGCTAGTGTTTTAGATTACAGCATTCCTACATGTTACATGCAGATGGTCTTAAAGCTGGTAATCTTGATTTGTCTGTGTGCTGTGATATGAGTCTCATTGTGTTGAGTGAGATCACTACTGAACCTGAGGCCTCAGCTGAGACTCTACTAGGCAGTCTCAGTGAGCACATCAATGCACTGGCTGATATCTCACATTACTTTGTCATTGATCCCTCCAACACTACACTACAGAAGGCATCCGTGGGCGACGTACGTGAGTCATCTACTGTGCATGCAGTCATATACCATAGccataatgtgtgtgtgtgtgtcactgctATAGTCTGTATGCTGGGATATGCTCACACTGGTCAGTCTTGCATGACCACCTTTAGACAAAACGACCACCACTAGACAAACCTCTCAGGCCTAGTTTACCACATGTTAAGCTATAAAGAGGCAAATTTGTTTGTGGAGTTGAGATTGAGGGTTTAAAATAGCCCACTACTCCTGGGCACACCACTGTCAGTATGCTATAGTGTGTTTGTAGAAGCCTTTGATTTGGGAATCCCTTTCTTTGTGTTTTGTTGACTATTATAACTCTAGCCTCATTCCCTGCAGTTTCACAAAAGAGCTCTTGTGTTCTCTGACCACGAGGACAATGAAGGTGGAGGTGTCAACAAGTTCAGCACCAGGTTAGCTATCAGTTACAAGCTAGTACAGGCAGCTATCATTCTGATCATAATATCCCCACTATCCTTCACTCTTTCAGCCTAGTGCCATCTCTCGCTAAATTTATTGCTGAAATTGAATGTGTATGAAATAATAATAGGAAATCGTGTATTATTACAGTCACAGCATTTCCCCTGCAGACTAAACAAATTGGTTGGTAGTAGGCAGCCATACTTCAAGGCTGTGTGCTCTAGTGCTGACGAGACTCTCCTCTTCCCCACGTCTTGTGAAGACTTATTCTGCCAACAAATGGCACTCTGTATGGCCGAGAAACATCCCTCAAAGAAATAGCTACCATCAGATACTCTCCAGCCAGGCATCCCCTGCAACCTCCTATGAACTTATCATCTCATTCTGATTTCATTATTTATCCACAGAACTCTTATCATGTTTGTTACATAATACAAGAATTTGATGTTTTTCAGTGTACACTCAAACTTTAGACACAGAAGCAGTGAACTCCACAaataataactatatataatattatctaCAAATCAAAGACATAATTCTGAAAATTCACTGGATGGAAGCTGAAAatttgaataataataattatgataatctTGAAGCTAATAATAGAATGAGAGATAATACAGTTGTCATTGACTTCACAGCTCCACCTCTTTCGTGAAATACAGCTTCAGTTTGTCCCCAGGAGTCCAGTGCTGGGGGaatggagagagagagagggaacACAAGTAGTAGTGGGCAAATGCACAGGAATTTTGCAATTACATGTGAAGCCATTTTGAAGAGATGACACTGCACAGTCAACATTACAGCCACAGAGCTATAGTGGCGACCATGCTTTGTTCTAATAAAGCTACAGTGGATtgtagtgcacttgcaacagagaatagcaaacagcaaaaccacaatttaAATTGTTAGTTAATCAGGGCCAAAACTGAAAGGGGAAATTATATTTAGCGTAGTTATTTCGGTCACTTCTGATTCTAAATAATTCTAGCACATATCTGAAAGCTAATCTACCAAAAAGGGTAAGTTGGGTCGTTTTATATAGCCTATGGGTTTTAGGCTAAGAAATtattatctacatgtaataaaatattattgtggttttgctgtaaGGCAATTCTCTTTGCAAGTGCAATTCTctttgcaagtgcactgcaatccactatAATACAGTGAAGTATGAAGATGTGTTGACAAAAGGGGCTCTCATTTGGAGGGGAGCTGAGACACACGTGAAATGATCAATTTCGCAAAAACATTGCAAGATTACACACCAAGAAGGCTCCAGTCTCCATACTTCCTATATACGCCACTGTGCTTATAATGAATCTTACCAAGTCCATGATTTGCTTGAGGGATGTTCCCCTAGCCAGGTGACTATAGTCTCCCTCCTCACACCCTACATACAGCGAGTACTGACCACGCCCATCGCCCACCTCCTCCTCAATAGCTGTGTACGATAGTGACCGCACAGCTGAGCCTGCAAGAGAATGATTGGGGATTCAGTGTTAGAAGCACATGTAAGCCATACAGCTAGCTACTGTGGATTGCAGTGcggcacttgcaacagagatttGCCTGGCAGCTTTTAGATACGAATATCATTATCAATAATACTTTAATTCTGTTAGGGTCAAATTGAAAAATTTAGGCCACTTCTGCAAAATCAGAACCTGATCTACCAAAAAGGCAAGTTGGGTTGTTGCCCGGTTTCCGAAAAACTTTCTAACAGTCCTTCTGCGAAAGTTTGTAcccttgaaataattatacccttaTATCTAAACAATAGAGATTGAGATTGAGTGAGTTTTGAACCCATTGAAACAATACAAGTCATTACAATGCTTTGCTCTTGTCATACGTGAATATGGACTTAACAACAAATGATGCTCTAaacatgtcataattatgacctaagAGCTATAGAATGCAACTTTTGGTAGTCAGCTAGTTAGATTGATTAAATAGAATGGCGGTATTGGTAATATGACGTTAAACCCAAAACTGTCTTATCCTTCAAAGCAGATCTCGAATGCAACGTTTGGTACTGGCTGGTAGTTAGCTAGTTAGATTGATTACCTTTGTTTCTCTGCACGTCTGTGTCCAGCATGGGGTAGAGGGAGAGGTACTTGGCCAGGTGAGACACAGTGCACAGGGGAGAGGTGACCAGGTTACGAATAGCATGGTCCAGTGCAGCAGgatgtgaggggtgtggtctcaaCTGAAGCTCCACCTCTCTCTCCAGTACGTCACTATCTAGAGATTCGTTGTGTATTGAGGGGGGAGTGGAGGGTTCGCTGCACGGAGACTCTATATAGGGGGGAGACAAGTGGTCAGATAGAGAGGCTCTCGTGGTTACAATgctatcaactttgatggtccATAACTTGCGTTGGAAAGGTCCAATTTGAAAgctaaaagatgcatttagtagctgtttggtagtgctacaatatggtgtgcttataACACACgactacacatgtacatgtgaacaGTATGTTTACAAGCACCAGAGATTACGTAACATGTGGGCTACAGAATGATGTAAGTGATTAAATTACACTGGTAAATATTTACTTTACCTTGACGGATCCTCTTGTCAGGAGGTGGTTGTGTCTCATCGTCATCATCATTATTATCATCAGGGGGTGGAGTCGTATGCTTCCTCTGGTGGAGCTGCAGCATCCTGCGTGGAGTTGACTTCTCCTAATAATAGAATATACATTCCATTAAAACCACAAAGCAAttgaatgcacacacacacaacacacaatatacatgcacatattcAATACCTGTTGCTGTACATTTAACTCTTCTCTCTCTGGATAAATCTACAGGAACAAAACGTTAAGAGTGATACTAAACCATATGCTAGTGCTGTAGCCTCCCTACCTTAGCAATGAGAGCATCAAAGTTAGGGTCAGGTCGCAGTGATCGCTTGGAGACTAGTTTCTTGCGACAAGTTGGGCACTCCTTATTGCTGTATAGGGGAGAGCATGGTGAAGGATAGTGTGGCCGCATGAGAGGATGCTCTTACCCACTGCGCAGTGCGGTTATGATGCACTCCTGGCAAAATCTGTGCAGACACTGCAAGGAAAGTTAGTTGACAGTGTGAACAATGTTTGCAAGTATACAGACAGAGTGTGCTAACAAGGCTACACTCTTCTTATAGGAGCTATGTTATCAAGCCAACAAGGAAGTAGattcaacacacacaatcacacacgAAGTACACTGCCAAACAAATTGCACGAAAAGAAACTAATTCAATGCAGTGACTTTTGTTACCTCTTTTGTGGTTTGTGTGTTGGACATGAGGTCCAGGCAGATGGGGCACATGAGCTCAGAGTGGAGGGCCCTCGGGGACACGGCTATGGCAGAGGTGTCAGCCACCATGTCATGAGGCGTGCGATGCAACTCGTACATTGTAAGCTCTGCGAAGTATTATCACAAGGGCTGACGATATTAACACTACAAGAATGACAACTATCTACGTACGTAcgtctgtacatgcagtcaaaTGTGAATGGAAGATTCTTTTTTATTATTATCAATCTTCCTCACAAACGATCAATGATGGTGACAAAATTCACCATACACGATTCTCTGCTTATCCACCAACTAGATTAGTTTCCAGTACTCCACTACAATGTAACAGTACATACAACATCTGTACAGGCTAACACAGATACATATAAGAGCTCTTGTCTACTATGAAacttgcatgcacataatattAGCTTAGACTCACCCCATATTTTGTTGAGACTTTGCTGCGAGTTGGAGCCTGCCATAGCTTCAGGGACC comes from Halichondria panicea chromosome 3, odHalPani1.1, whole genome shotgun sequence and encodes:
- the LOC135333215 gene encoding uncharacterized protein LOC135333215; the encoded protein is MEPEYNILNHTKDAANLQETVPPLDISLKLQRSMLQLKGHHMTEDGRGIDYERLRESELFREYIDLSTRLVTCDPSSLDHTHKMAFFINIYNSLTIHGLAASEELPSSVLGVEQFWQKTAYDIGGLVYSLDDIEHGVLRGNKPHPSASKRPFSEDDPRAKISLKSCDPRIHFALVCGAKSCPAIQVYSGTNLELALNSAATNFCSQEVEVTAGGVVISKIFHWYASDFGATEKELLQWVCQYLPVSKQEQLEKLLASGHSVEVKSRDYDWKLNKL
- the LOC135333210 gene encoding leucine-rich repeat protein SHOC-2-like → MSALKKMFGKKGKDEPEESTSPGAEEGPADSEPVRTRGIMFAGEDDDDEPPKRKGGGISFAEPPPPDSKDSKKKKAKGKHVRVVLEEDAESGKKTKSKSTSSKTKSQPPPIEIKKKISKCKDEKSPILDLSKADLSEIPSSIKELHWLEELYAYGNRVGSLPHEVCNLKKLRKLAVNENLLQTLPDDLRNLVALQVLDLRHNRFKEIPSIIFQLTALKTLYLRCNKIKVVQPELGNLQNITTLILRENKITALPPDIGRLTSITALDVSHNNLHTLPEEIGQCSQLVFLELQHNELQSLPVTVGNCTSLRRLGLRYNKLAELPNTLCECTELEDISLESNSLQSLPEQLFGSIKKITAIQLSRNGFVAFPISDPTHLGKVNSLTIEHNKITKVPLGIFSQAPELTSVNLRDNQIATLPLDFGTWVALTELDLGTNQLSSIPEDIQELTRLEVLVLSNNAIRNLPKGISALRNLRMLDLEGNKLEFLATEISYLRELQKLNVQSNRITNLPRGLGLLVNLQYLGAGENNLLEIPAEIGTLENLEELYLNDNPNLQSLPYELALCKRLALMSVEGCPLSRLPPHVVDGGPSAIIQHLKYQGPYRGMR
- the LOC135333216 gene encoding large ribosomal subunit protein eL32-like; its protein translation is MAKPIKTVKHLKKRTKKFIRHQSDRYKKVKENWRKPKGIDNRVRRRFSGVYLMPSIGYGSNRKSRNQMPDGFYKFVVNNVQELEVLMMSNRRYAAEIAHTVSARKRRLIVERAQQLDIKVVNANAKLRSEENE
- the LOC135333213 gene encoding uncharacterized protein LOC135333213 isoform X1; translation: MGCGSSSGLGLRPRSRRTAASSGDGKERKLSVRGPVPFINVTFGSNVDKSPPKVIFVFGGPGSHKGHVVGSLQSMFGMKLISSEAIILKFLPQKVGNIVSISTTEEILELVHREPQQVPLDWVMGLVQDEVESEPDQMFIVDLIPNLKWLMKSSSLFKECDTVLEEFERKVPISFALHLSLGEESLDKTLDYSHHSTNLPPGATLADEADNSKAKSRFLMHEKAVQPFVQYFQSCDRLVSVDVSSGASEAIVDRIHQVFTSLNLQAWRPVNTVLVFAMNGLKAGNLDLSVCCDMSLIVLSEITTEPEASAETLLGSLSEHINALADISHYFVIDPSNTTLQKASVGDFHKRALVFSDHEDNEGGGVNKFSTRLNKLVGSRQPYFKAVCSSADETLLFPTSCEDLFCQQMALCMAEKHPSKK
- the LOC135333213 gene encoding uncharacterized protein LOC135333213 isoform X2, producing MGCGSSSGLGLRPRSRRTAASSGDGKERKLSVRGPVPFINVTFGSNVDKSPPKVIFVFGGPGSHKGHVVGSLQSMFGMKLISSEAIILKFLPQKVGNIVSISTTEEILELVHREPQQVPLDWVMGLVQDEVESEPDQMFIVDLIPNLKWLMKSSSLFKECDTVLEEFERKVPISFALHLSLGEESLDKTLDYSHHSTNLPPGATLADEADNSKAKSRFLMHEKAVQPFVQYFQSCDRLVSVDVSSGASEAIVDRIHQVFTSLNLQAWRPVNTVLVFAMNGLKAGNLDLSVCCDMSLIVLSEITTEPEASAETLLGSLSEHINALADISHYFVIDPSNTTLQKASVGDVLSQKSSCVL
- the LOC135333214 gene encoding E3 ubiquitin-protein ligase RING2-like; amino-acid sequence: MAGSNSQQSLNKIWELTMYELHRTPHDMVADTSAIAVSPRALHSELMCPICLDLMSNTQTTKECLHRFCQECIITALRSGNKECPTCRKKLVSKRSLRPDPNFDALIAKIYPEREELNVQQQEKSTPRRMLQLHQRKHTTPPPDDNNDDDDETQPPPDKRIRQESPCSEPSTPPSIHNESLDSDVLEREVELQLRPHPSHPAALDHAIRNLVTSPLCTVSHLAKYLSLYPMLDTDVQRNKGSAVRSLSYTAIEEEVGDGRGQYSLYVGCEEGDYSHLARGTSLKQIMDLHWTPGDKLKLYFTKEVEL